TTTCAGATTCACTGAAAGCGTGCTCAATGCTTTTTCGCAAGTGGACATGGTTGGAGATGAGCAAAAACTGACGGGAGGGTTTTTCGGGGGCGGATACGTGACACCCTCTTTGAAGATCAGTGACTTCCACTTTTCAAGCAACACCGATTTTTAGGGGGGGAAAGATGAAAGAACTCGCGTTCAGAGCAATAGATAAAGCGAAAAAAGAAGGCGCACAATACGCCGATATAAGGATTGTCATGGACGAAACCGAAATGATCGAAATCAGAAACGGAAAACCGACCGCTCTCGATTTCAAGGAGACTGAAGGATTCGGTATAAGAGTCCTGTGCGACGGATCGTGGGGTTTTGCCTCTTCATCAGGTGCGAAACCCGAGTCGGTGGACAAAATCGCCGCTCTCGCAGTCGAGATAGCCAAATCTTCGGCAAAAGTGAGAGACAGAAAAGTAAACCTCGCCAAAGAGAAAACATACGAAGAATTCTGGATGACGCCGTATATAATTGACCCTTTCAAAGTTCCCCTGTCGGAAAAACTCGACCTGATGATGGCCGTTGATTCTATTCTGAGAAAAAAGCCTGAGATAAAGGCGGCCGTATGTATGATGGAATTCTGGAGGGAGCATCAGTGGCTGGCGACGTCCGAAGGAAGCTTCGTCGAGCAGATTTACTTGAGGTCCGGATCGGGATACCAGGCTATAGCAGTCGGTAACCACGATATGCAGGAAAGGACTTTCCCCAACACGCACAGGGGACAGTATCTGTCAGCGGGTTATGAACTCATCAACTCCCTGGCTCTGCTAGAAAACGCGGAAACTGTCCGGGAAGATGCGATAGCGCTTCTTACGGCTGAAAATTGTCCCACCGGTAAAAAAGACATAATTCTGACAGGAACACAGATGGTTCTTCAGATACATGAGTCGGTGGGTCATGCCACCGAATTGGACAGGGTTCTCGGTTATGAAGCAAATTACGCCGGGAGATCTTTTGCCACAATGGAAAAGCTTGGAAATTTCAAATACGGTTCAGAAATTGTCAATCTCGTGGCAGACAACACTCTGCCCGGAGGGCTTTCTACGGCGAGATTCGACGACGATGCCGTACCTGCCAAAAGATGGCACATAGTCAAAAACGGAGTGTTTTCCGGATACATGACAAACAGGGAAGTCGCCTTTGAGACAGGCCAGCCTGAAAGCATGGGATGCAACAGAGCACAGGGTTATTCTAACATACCGATTGTCAGAATAGCCAATCTAAGCCTCATGCCCGGAAAAGGATCGCTCGACGACATCATTTCAGACACTGAAGACGGTATACTGATGGACACTAATAAAAGCTGGTCTATAGACCAGATGAGGCTGAATTTT
This is a stretch of genomic DNA from candidate division WOR-3 bacterium. It encodes these proteins:
- a CDS encoding TldD/PmbA family protein, with translation MKELAFRAIDKAKKEGAQYADIRIVMDETEMIEIRNGKPTALDFKETEGFGIRVLCDGSWGFASSSGAKPESVDKIAALAVEIAKSSAKVRDRKVNLAKEKTYEEFWMTPYIIDPFKVPLSEKLDLMMAVDSILRKKPEIKAAVCMMEFWREHQWLATSEGSFVEQIYLRSGSGYQAIAVGNHDMQERTFPNTHRGQYLSAGYELINSLALLENAETVREDAIALLTAENCPTGKKDIILTGTQMVLQIHESVGHATELDRVLGYEANYAGRSFATMEKLGNFKYGSEIVNLVADNTLPGGLSTARFDDDAVPAKRWHIVKNGVFSGYMTNREVAFETGQPESMGCNRAQGYSNIPIVRIANLSLMPGKGSLDDIISDTEDGILMDTNKSWSIDQMRLNFQFGVEAAWEIKKGKKVRLLKNANYQSSTPEFWNSCDRIAGPEEWKLWGVRNCGKGQPGQTAEMSHGSSPARFRKVQVGVGNDFLEKKSELI